In the genome of Pseudomonas fluorescens, the window AATCTTCACCATGTATCTTGCCGCCGCACTGATCTACTGGGTCCTGGCCACGGTGCTTTCGCACCTGCAGAACCAGTTGGAAGCGCGGGTCAATCGGCACGACCAGGAGTCCTGACCCAATGATTGTCGTGGAAAAACTGACAAAGCAGTTCAAGGGTCAAGTCGTGCTCAACGGCATCGATCTTGAGGTCAAGGAAGGCGAGGTGGTCGCGATCATCGGCCCTAGTGGTTCGGGCAAGACCACCTTCCTGCGCTGCCTGAATTTTCTGGAAGAACCCACCAGCGGCCGGATCAAGGTCGGCGATATCGAGGTCGATACCAGCCGTCCCCTGAACCAGCAGCAGAGCCTGGTGCGGCGTTTGCGCCAGCACGTAGGTTTCGTGTTCCAGAACTTCAACCTGTTCCCCCATCGCACCGCTCTGGAAAACGTCATCGAAGGCCCGATCATCGTGAAGAAGATCGCGCACGCCGATGCCGTTGCCCTGGGTAAAAAGCTCCTGGCCAAGGTCGGTCTGGCGGGTAAGGAGGACGCTTACCCGCGTCGCCTCTCCGGTGGTCAGCAACAGCGCGTGGCGATTGCCCGGGCGCTGGCGATGGAGCCGGAAGTGATCCTGTTCGATGAGCCGACCTCGGCCCTCGACCCGGAGCTGGTGGGCGAGGTATTGGCGACCATC includes:
- the tcyN gene encoding L-cystine ABC transporter ATP-binding protein TcyN; the encoded protein is MIVVEKLTKQFKGQVVLNGIDLEVKEGEVVAIIGPSGSGKTTFLRCLNFLEEPTSGRIKVGDIEVDTSRPLNQQQSLVRRLRQHVGFVFQNFNLFPHRTALENVIEGPIIVKKIAHADAVALGKKLLAKVGLAGKEDAYPRRLSGGQQQRVAIARALAMEPEVILFDEPTSALDPELVGEVLATIRGLAEEKRTMVIVTHEMGFARDVANRVVFFDKGVIVEQGEAKALFANPKEERTKQFLSKFLNNAHN